The nucleotide sequence TTATCACTGATAAAACCGCCATTCAATTTAAGATGCTCAACCAATCGAAGGGTCCTGCTATGTGGAGTCCGCGTGCACAATCTGACCGTATGCGTTTTTCGGAAGCGTGGCGATTACAGTTGGAAAGTCTGCCTACACTTGATTTCTTTCAAGGAATGGTAAACGACCTTCTGATTGAGAAAGACAAGGTAGTAGGAGTACGCACTTCGTTGGGGATTACTATCAAAGCGAAGAGTGTAGTGCTTACCAATGGTACTTTCTTGAACGGAGTGATGCACATAGGAATGAAACAGTTTGGCGGAGGGCGTGCAGGTGAACCCGCAGCATACGGCATCACCGAATGCCTTGTACAACACGGTTTTGAGGCGGGACGTATGAAAACAGGAACGCCTCCACGCGTAGATGCGCGTTCGCTTGATTTCAGTAAGATGATTCCTCAACCGGGCGATGAGCATCCGCAAAAGTTTTCTTTCTCTGCTGAAACACAGCCGCTCGCAGTGCAAAAAGACTGCTATATGACATACACCAGCGAGCGCGTACATAATATATTGCGCACGGGCTTCGACCGTTCGCCTATGTTTCAGGGCATTATCCACGGTGTGGGTCCGCGCTATTGCCCTTCGATAGAAGATAAAATTAATCGTTTTGCGGACAAAGACCATCATCAGCTGTTTGTAGAGCCCGAAGGCTGGCATACCGTAGAGATGTACGTGAATGGCTTTTCGACTTCTTTGCCCGAAGAAGTGCAATATGCTGCCCTGAGTCAGGTAGCAGGTTTTGAGAAGGTGAAGTTTTTCCGTCCAGGGTATGCGATAGAGTACGACTATTTTCCGCCTACCCAGCTGAAACATACGCTTGAAACGAAACTTATAGAAAACTTATACTTCGCGGGGCAAATCAACGGAACTACGGGCTATGAAGAAGCCGCTGCACAAGGACTAATGGCAGGCGTGAATGCGGTGCTGAAAATACGCGAGCGAGCTCCTTTTGTACTGAAACGCGACGAGGCTTATATAGGAGTTTTGATTGATGACCTCATTACCAAAGGCACCGAAGAGCCTTATCGTATGTTTACCTCACGTGCTGAATACCGCACCCTCTTGCGACAGGATAATGCTGATAGGCGATTGACTCCGCTAGGGTATGAAATAGGTACTGTAAGTGAAGCGCGCTATCGTGCGTGGGAAGCCAAAGAACGCAAGGTGAGTGCATTTATCACTTATATAAAGGAATTGAGTGTTACCCCCGAAGAGGTAAACCCTATACTCGAAAAATACGAGTCATCACCAATGAAACAAGGCGACAAGTTCCAAAAGGTACTTTCTCGCCCCGATGTAACTCTTGCTGACTTTGAGGCTATAGACCGTATTGCCGAATATATAAAGAATAACGAACTTACCGAAGAAGAAAAAACCTGCGCAGAAGTGGAGGTGAAATACGCCGGCTATATAGAAAAAGAGCGCAATAATGCTGATAAACTCAACCGCTTGGAGAGTGTGCGCATTCCCGACAACTTTGATTACGACAAAATAGTATCGCTCTCGTTTGAAGGGCGCGAAAAGCTGAAAAAGATACGCCCTGTTACCCTTTCGCAAGCCTCACGCATCAGTGGGGTATCGCCAGCGGATATCAGTATATTGCTGATATATATGGGAAGATAATTGGCGTGAGGTCGTAGCACGAGAGGCATTCGTAGCACGACAGGCGGGAGAGAGCCATACAGGCGATTGCAAAATAAAGGAATTGAGAAGGGAAGATTAACTTAGAGCCTAAACATTTAGCGTAATGCGGTGTTTAGGTTTTTGTTTTATAGATATTACATTTGTTATCGGCAGTTATGGTATTGTAGAATTAAAATTATTTACTACCTTTGCACTCAAAATCATTCTAAATAATAATAATCGTTATGGAAGAAGTGCGCAACCGTGCTTGTACTGTTGCCGATCTAAAAAAAGGCGAAAAAGGGCTTATACAAGATATTGATATTGCTAAAATACCTCAGAAACTCATTGATTTAGGTTGTTATGCGGGTAGTGAAGTGGAGGTGCTCCAAAAAGCTACTTTTGGTGACCCTATCTATATCCGTATGAATGAGGCATATCTTTCGATTAGAAAGGATATGGCAAAAGCGATAGAATTAGCAAATTAGGTGCAAGCTGCACAAGCAATTTAATTAGCAAATTAACAAATTGGCAAATTTAAAAATCGCCCTTGTGGGCAACCCTAATACCGGTAAAAGTTCGCTCTTCAATGCATTGACGGGCTTGAACCAAAAGGTAGGCAACTACCCTGGTATTACCGTGGAAAAAAAAATAGGATACTGTAAGCTTTCCGATACCCAGCAAGCCGAAATCATAGACTTGCCGGGCGCTTATAGTCTCAACCCAAGCTCGGAAGACGAGCACGTGGCTGTAAATGTGCTTACACATAGCTCTGAGCCTCATTATCCTGATGTGGTGGTAGTGGTGTGTGAGGTGAGTAACCTTAAGCAAAATCTCTTGCTCTTTACCCAAGTAAAAGACCTTGGGTTGCCTACGATACTTGTTATCAATATGGTAGACCAGATGCACAAAAAGGGTATCAGTATTGAGGTGGAAAAATTAGCTGAGGTCTTGCAAACGAAAGTTGTGCTCACTAGTACTCGCAAAGGCGAAGGACTTACAGAACTGAAAGAAGCGATTGTAAATTATCAACAACTGTCGCTTACTCCTTGCGTAGATATCTCTCGCTTAAAGGCGATGACTTTTGGCACGTCGGAAAGTGAGCAACGGCGCAAACAGCAAAAAGAAACGATACTTCGCTATCAGTTTATCAACAAAATACTGAAAGAGACATATACGGTAGACCAGCGCAAAGCACAGACGCTTCGAGCACGTCTCGACCGCTTCCTCATACACCCCTTCTTTGGCTATGTGGTGTTTGCTGCGATACTCTTGCTTATCTTCCAAGCAGTATTTACTTGGTCGAGCTATCCAATGGATTGGATAGAAAACGGTTTCAATGTTTTTGGGGAATGGCTTGCTACTAAACTACCTGCTGGGGCACTTAGCGAATTACTAATAGAGGGTATCCTACCAGGAATCGCAGGTATCACAGTGTTTATCCCCCAAATAGCTGTACTCTTCACCTTGATTGCCCTATTGGAAGAAAGTGGCTATATGAGTAGGGTGGTGTTCTTGATGGACAATGTAATGCGTCGTTTTGGGCTTAGTGGTAAGAGTGTTGTTCCTCTGATTTCGGGAGCAGCTTGTGCTGTACCTGCCGTGATGATTGCCCGCAATATTGAGAATTGGAAAGAACGCCTAATCACCATACTTGTTACTCCGTTTATGACCTGTTCGGCACGTTTGCCCGTATATCTCATCATCATTAACTTGGTAATCCCAGACGGTGATTTTTGCTGGATTAGCTATAAAGCGTGGACGTTCTTTGCGATGTACTTTTTGGGCTTTGCGGTAGCTTTGCTATCGGCTTTCATCTTAGACAAAGTACTGAAGATGCACAAGAACAGCAGTTTCTTTATCGCAGAAATTCCCGATTATAAAATTCCGCTTTTGCGCAATGTATGCCTCACTGTATACGAGAAGACCAAAGGCTTTGTAGTAGGAGCGGGGAAGTTCATTTTAGCAATTTCGATACTTTTGTGGTTCTTAGGGTCTCACGGAGTAGGAGAAAAGTACAACAGCATAGAGGCTACTGCCGAGCAGTTGGCACAAACTCACCAGTGGACAGCCGAGCAGAAAGCACATTACATAGAAGCCCAAAGTCTTGAGTACTCGTTTTTGGGTTACATAGGCAAAGGGATAGAGCCCGTATTTCGTCCGCTGGGCTACGATTGGAAAATCAGTATAGGGGTAGTAGCCTCGTTTGCAGCGCGAGAGGTGTTCATTAGTACCCTATCAACGGTTTATAGTTTAGGAAAAGATTTGGATACCGAAGGCGAAGAGGGAGAACGTACTATCTTGACAAAAATGCGCGCTGAAGTACGCCCTGATGGTACGCCTGTATACACACTCGGCACCGGTATTTCGCTCTTGCTCTATTACGCTTTTGCAATGCAGTGCCTCAGCACTGTTGCCGTAGTGCGCAAAGAAACCAATAGCTGGAAATGGACAGCTATCCAATGGATATTTATGACGGGAGTTGCCTACGTGAGTGCAATGCTGGCATTTATTTTAATTAGATAATCCTCTCCCCGTTCTCACATACCCAACTGCGATCCCTCGTTGGCTACTCCCGAGGAGAGGGGCAAGCTAAAAAGA is from Capnocytophaga ochracea DSM 7271 and encodes:
- the mnmG gene encoding tRNA uridine-5-carboxymethylaminomethyl(34) synthesis enzyme MnmG yields the protein MFTTEYDVIVVGGGHAGAEAAAAAANMGASTLLITMNLQHIAQMSCNPAVGGIAKGQIVREIDALGGYMGIITDKTAIQFKMLNQSKGPAMWSPRAQSDRMRFSEAWRLQLESLPTLDFFQGMVNDLLIEKDKVVGVRTSLGITIKAKSVVLTNGTFLNGVMHIGMKQFGGGRAGEPAAYGITECLVQHGFEAGRMKTGTPPRVDARSLDFSKMIPQPGDEHPQKFSFSAETQPLAVQKDCYMTYTSERVHNILRTGFDRSPMFQGIIHGVGPRYCPSIEDKINRFADKDHHQLFVEPEGWHTVEMYVNGFSTSLPEEVQYAALSQVAGFEKVKFFRPGYAIEYDYFPPTQLKHTLETKLIENLYFAGQINGTTGYEEAAAQGLMAGVNAVLKIRERAPFVLKRDEAYIGVLIDDLITKGTEEPYRMFTSRAEYRTLLRQDNADRRLTPLGYEIGTVSEARYRAWEAKERKVSAFITYIKELSVTPEEVNPILEKYESSPMKQGDKFQKVLSRPDVTLADFEAIDRIAEYIKNNELTEEEKTCAEVEVKYAGYIEKERNNADKLNRLESVRIPDNFDYDKIVSLSFEGREKLKKIRPVTLSQASRISGVSPADISILLIYMGR
- a CDS encoding FeoA family protein is translated as MEEVRNRACTVADLKKGEKGLIQDIDIAKIPQKLIDLGCYAGSEVEVLQKATFGDPIYIRMNEAYLSIRKDMAKAIELAN
- the feoB gene encoding ferrous iron transport protein B; this encodes MANLKIALVGNPNTGKSSLFNALTGLNQKVGNYPGITVEKKIGYCKLSDTQQAEIIDLPGAYSLNPSSEDEHVAVNVLTHSSEPHYPDVVVVVCEVSNLKQNLLLFTQVKDLGLPTILVINMVDQMHKKGISIEVEKLAEVLQTKVVLTSTRKGEGLTELKEAIVNYQQLSLTPCVDISRLKAMTFGTSESEQRRKQQKETILRYQFINKILKETYTVDQRKAQTLRARLDRFLIHPFFGYVVFAAILLLIFQAVFTWSSYPMDWIENGFNVFGEWLATKLPAGALSELLIEGILPGIAGITVFIPQIAVLFTLIALLEESGYMSRVVFLMDNVMRRFGLSGKSVVPLISGAACAVPAVMIARNIENWKERLITILVTPFMTCSARLPVYLIIINLVIPDGDFCWISYKAWTFFAMYFLGFAVALLSAFILDKVLKMHKNSSFFIAEIPDYKIPLLRNVCLTVYEKTKGFVVGAGKFILAISILLWFLGSHGVGEKYNSIEATAEQLAQTHQWTAEQKAHYIEAQSLEYSFLGYIGKGIEPVFRPLGYDWKISIGVVASFAAREVFISTLSTVYSLGKDLDTEGEEGERTILTKMRAEVRPDGTPVYTLGTGISLLLYYAFAMQCLSTVAVVRKETNSWKWTAIQWIFMTGVAYVSAMLAFILIR